A region of Oncorhynchus masou masou isolate Uvic2021 chromosome 29, UVic_Omas_1.1, whole genome shotgun sequence DNA encodes the following proteins:
- the LOC135519570 gene encoding lupus La protein homolog B-like produces MAENQAMSELEQKVARQIEYYFGDHNLPRDKFLKEQLQLDDGWVTLETMLKFNRLKCLTTDPNVIVESLKKSKTGLLEMSEDKTKIRRISSKPLPELNDEYKDALKHKSVYIKGFPLETTLDEIDGWLKGKGVIENIQMRRNLQKKFKGSVFLTFDTEEVSKQFLGRTDTKSFKENEMIVLSREDYHAKKAEDRKQLKAEAKAKAKQDKDEKQKHAEEEEMKSLDEQTGCLLKFSGNLDSVSREDFHEVFSGHGQIKWIDFIRGAKEGTILFRVSAKEAFDKAKEANGGNLKIKDKDVTWEVVEGDAERETLKKIIEDQQESLNKQRGRGGRKSGGRGGRGGRRDRGGRDGKSHYQGRKTKFDDGDNDAPPSPKKRALAGAGKDADAPAAKVAKTPNGS; encoded by the exons ATGGCAGAAAATCAAGCAATGTCTGAACTTGAGCAGAAGGTGGCAAGACAGATTGAG TACTACTTTGGTGATCACAACCTTCCAAGAGACAAGTTCCTCAAAGAACAGTTGCAGCTCGATGATGGCTGGGTGACCCTGGAGACTATGCTGAAGTTTAACAG ACTGAAATGCTTGACAACCGATCCCAACGTAATTGTTGAGTCTCTGAAAAAATCCAAGACTGGCCTTTTGGAAATGAGTGAGGATAAAACAAAAATCAGGAGAATTTCAAGCAAGCCTTTACCAGAACTGAATGACGAGTACAAAGATGCCCTCAAACACAAATCTGTGTACATT AAAGGTTTTCCATTGGAGACGACGCTTGATGAAATTGATGGGTGGCTGAAAGGGAAAGGCGTCATCGAAAACATTCAGATGAGACGAAACTTGCAAAAGAAGTTCAAG GGCTCCGTGTTCCTGACTTTTGACACTGAAGAAGTATCAAAGCAGTTCCTTGGACGCACAGACACCAAATCATTCAAAGAAAATGAAATGATTGTACTGTCAAG AGAGGACTACCATGCAAAGAAGGCAGAGGATAGAAAACAGTTAAAAGCGGAGGCAAAGGCTAAAGCTAAACA AGACAAGGACGAAAAACAAAAGCATGCAGAGGAAGAGGAAATG AAATCTCTGGATGAGCAGACCGGATGCCTGCTGAAGTTCTCAGGCAATCTTGACAGTGTTTCAAGAGAGGACTTTCACGAGGTTTTCTCAGGTCATGGTCAAATCAAATGGATTGATTTCATCAGGGGTGCCAAAGAG GGTACCATCCTCTTCAGAGTGAGTGCTAAGGAAGCTTTTGATAAGGCCAAAGAAGCAAATGGAGGAAACTTGAAAATTAAAGACAAAGATGTTACttgggaggtggtggagggagatgctgagagggaaACTCTGAAAAAGATAATTGAAGACCAACAGGAATCTCTCAACAAACAAAGAGGCAGAG GTGGCCGAAAATCaggtgggagaggggggagaggaggacgaaGGGACAGGGGTGGACGTGATGGCAAATCACACTACCAAGGCAGAAAGACCAAATTTGATGATGGTGATAATGACG CACCTCCTAGTCCAAAGAAGCGAGCACTGGCAGGAGCGGGCAAAGACGCTGATGCTCCAGCTGCAAAGGTTGCCAAAACTCCGAATGGTTCTTAG
- the LOC135519569 gene encoding D-3-phosphoglycerate dehydrogenase-like produces MAPISIKRILISESVDPCCKKILQENGIQVTEKQNMSKDDLIAEIKDYDGLVVRSATKVTADVINATGNLQIIGRAGTGVDNVDVDAATKKGIIVMNTPSGNTISAAELTCTLLMSLSRHVPQAAMSMKAGNWDRKKFMGTEMYGKILGIVGLGRIGKEVATRMQSFGMKTIGYDPITPPEVTATWGVDQMSLEQLWPQCDYITVHTPLMPSTAGLLNDTSFAKCKKGVKVVNCARGGIIDEDALLRALESGQCGGAGLDVFVEEPPKNRALVNHPNVISCPHLGASTKEAQARCGQDIALQIVDMVMGKGLVGAVNAQVLASTFSPGSHQWIKLGEAVGVVLKSCTTSKQPFSQVQITTQGDCLKGSSGYMTSAVMVGLLTDVSKSCPNLVNSLTLAKESGIKVTRNHSEGLTQGACEVEISVNGSSYRATGSVQGGAPVLLELNHSVFRQPVSLTGNLLFLKAAASPQLLPSVTGLLATAGVEMESFSAPAARSGDQWYCVGLSSLLGDLGALKPLVKEAAQLSV; encoded by the exons GAGTAAGGATGACTTGATTGCAGAGATCAAG GACTATGATGGCCTTGTCGTTAGATCTGCAACAAAGGTGACAGCTGATGTCATCAATGCTACTGGTAACCTCCAAATCATTGGAAGAGCTGGGACGGGCGTTGACAACGTGGATGTAGATGCTGCCACTAAAAAGGGCATCATTGTCATGAA CACACCAAGTGGCAACACCATCAGTGCTGCAGAGCTGACATGTACCCTTTTGATGAGCCTCTCAAG ACATGTGCCACAAGCAGCTATGTCCATGAAGGCAGGGAACTGGGATCGTAAAAAG TTCATGGGTACAGAGATGTATGGCAAAATACTTGGAATAGTTGGACTTGGAAGAATTGGAAAGGAAGTTGCCACCAGAATGCAGTCCTTTGGCATGAAG ACCATCGGCTATGATCCAATCACTCCTCCTGAGGTGACTGCTACCTGGGGGGTGGATCAGATGTCCCTGGAACAGCTGTGGCCCCAGTGTGATTACATCACCGTCCACACGCCCCTCATGCCTTCTACAGCTG GACTACTGAACGACACCTCATTTGCTAAGTGCAAGAAAGGTGTAAAGGTCGTGAACTGTGCACGCGGGGGCATCATCGATGAGGATGCGCTCCTCAGAGCTTTGGAGTCTGGACAGTGTGGAGGGGCTGGCCTCGATGTTTTTGTTGAG GAACCCCCAAAGAACCGTGCCCTGGTGAACCATCCCAATGTGATTAGCTGTCCTCATTTGGGTGCCAGTACAAAGGAGGCCCAGGCACGCTGTGGACAGGACATCGCTCTGCAGATTGTGGACATGGTGATGGGCAAGGGCTTGGTTGGAGCA gtgaatGCCCAGGTTTTGGCAAGCACATTCTCCCCTGGGTCTCACCAGTGGATCAAACTTGGAGAGGCCGTAGGAGTTGTGCTGAAATCATGCACCACCTCTAAACAGCCCTTCAGCCAAGTCCAAATCACAACTCAAG GAGACTGCTTGAAAGGTTCCTCTGGTTACATGACTTCAGCAGTGATGGTTGGATTACTTACTGATGTTTCCAAGAGTTGCCCCAACCTGGTCAATTCACTAACCCTGGCCAAGGAATCTGGAATCAAG GTAACCAGAAATCACAGTGAGGGTCTGACTCAAGGTGCATGTGAGGTTGAGATCTCTGTCAACGGCTCCAGCTACAGAGCTACTGGTTCAGTCCAGGGAGGTGCACCAGTCTTGTTGGAGCTGAACCACAGCGTGTTCCgacagcctgtctctctcactggcaaCCTGCTGTTCTTAAAGGCTGCGGCTTCTCCTCAGCTCCTGCCCTCCGTAACCG GTTTGCTGGCCACGGCAGGGGTGGAAATGGAGTCATTCAGTGCCCCTGCAGCTCGTAGTGGAGATCAGTGGTATTGTGTGGGGTTATCCTCTCTCTTGGGGGACCTTGGTGCTTTAAAACCTTTAGTGAAAGAAGCAGCACAGCTCTCTGTGTAA